A DNA window from Myxocyprinus asiaticus isolate MX2 ecotype Aquarium Trade chromosome 45, UBuf_Myxa_2, whole genome shotgun sequence contains the following coding sequences:
- the LOC127435352 gene encoding troponin I, slow skeletal muscle-like: MLHSSIFCIVIYQARRPGNPKMDIKPKSKISASRKLSLKMMLLNRAMEDLEREKEERDEERNRYLQDKLPPLQISGLSLGELQNLCKQLHAKISVVDEERYDYEDKVIKHNKDINELKMKIQDLGGKFKKPALRKVRVSADEMMRALLGSKHKGSMDLRANLKSVKKEDIKQEKVLTSEVGDWRKNVEAMSGMEGRKKMFDAAGGGQ; the protein is encoded by the exons ATGTTACATAGTAGCATTTTCTGTATTGTTATTTATCAGGCAAGAAGACCTGGGAATCCGAAAATGGACATCAAA CCCAAGTCAAAGATTTCTGCATCCCGAAAACTTTCTCTAAAG ATGATGCTTCTGAACAGAGCCATGGAGGATCTGGAGagggagaaagaggagagagatgaagagagaaaTCGCTACCTGCAAGACAAACTCCCTCCTCTGCAGATTTCTGGACTCTCTCTGGGCGAGTTACAG AATCTTTGCAAGCAACTCCATGCCAAAATCAGTGTGGTAGATGAAGAAAGGTACGACTATGAGGATAAAGTTATCAAACACAACAAAGAT ATCAATGAGCTAAAGATGAAGATTCAGGATCTAGGGGGGAAGTTCAAGAAGCCTGCACTGAGGAAGGTGCGTGTGTCTGCTGATGAGATGATGAGGGCCCTGCTGGGCTCGAAGCACAAAGGCTCCATGGACCTCCGAGCAAATCTCAAGTCTGTCAAGAAGGAGGACATCAAGCAAGAGAAG GTCCTGACCAGTGAAGTAGGCGACTGGCGTAAGAATGTGGAAGCCATGTCTGGCATGGAGGGACGGAAGAAGATGTTTGATGCGGCTGGTGGAGGCCAGTGA